A stretch of DNA from Leptolyngbya sp. SIO1E4:
AGGAGTCATTGAGGTCTTCATAAAAGCTCAACCGCACGAAATTTTCAAAAAAGTGATCGCTGCACTCCTCGAAGCATTCTTTTTTGAGCGGAACATTAAGATTATTCCCACTGTCTCTGTTACTCAGGAGCAGGCAGGAGTGGCCTCTGTCCAGGCTGATGAATCCTATTGCTTTGGAGAAGCCAAACCGATTCCAGACCTCTCTATCGAGGTCATTTTCACAAGCGGTTCTGCCATAAAGTTAAAGCGTTATCAAGCCTTGAGTGTCCCTGAAGTTTGGCTTTGGGAAGATGGACTTCTGACCTTGCATCACCTAGCAAATGACGGATACACGCGGATTTATAGAAGCCGAATTCCTGAACTCGCGAATCTAGACATCGAGCTATTTTCTCGCTGTGTTCTCATTGGCGAAACAGATTGGCTATCAGCGATGCGGACATTTAAGACTGAAATTTCAATCGGCGAGTAGACAACGCCTGGAATTGAAGCGTCGGGATTTATGTTTTTGGCGATTGCCCTCCCAGCGTACATTTGTATATTTGCGAAGCTTACCGCAGGTATCGCCCCTGCATCGTTGCCTACGTCGGTACGCACAAACCCACT
This window harbors:
- a CDS encoding Uma2 family endonuclease, which encodes MAQALEKPRSSDDKVAVYYDRTWDQFKHIQKGLEGHPGVRLSFYEGVIEVFIKAQPHEIFKKVIAALLEAFFFERNIKIIPTVSVTQEQAGVASVQADESYCFGEAKPIPDLSIEVIFTSGSAIKLKRYQALSVPEVWLWEDGLLTLHHLANDGYTRIYRSRIPELANLDIELFSRCVLIGETDWLSAMRTFKTEISIGE